GGACCATGTGGTAAAGGGAAGGATGGATTAGCATGGTTACCCGGAAAGCCACCTGGATTCTGGTGCCGCTCCTGTTATGGAGCCTGGGGCTGACGGCACCGGCCTTCGCCGGTCCTTGGGGCCGGGGCTGCTCCGGCTTGGCGGGCGCCACCCCTCTCACCCCGGCACAGAGCTCCCAGATCTTCACCCTCAAGCAGAAATTTTTCCACGACACCGCTGATCTTAGGCGGCAGATGGTCCAGAAACGGGCCGAACTGGCGGCCCTCTGGCAGGCCCCCACCCCTGACCAGGCCAAGATCGCGGCCAAACAGAAGGAACTCAACGCCCTCCGGGGTCAGCTGCAGCAGAAGGGTTTCGCCTTCCAGATGCAGGTGCGGAAGATCGCCCCCGGCGCGGTGCCGAGGTCCGGCTGGGGCCCGGGAGGCAAGCGGGCCCTGGCTCGAGGCTGGTAAATTCTCTAACCGTCAGGCAGGCCGGGACCGGCACGGCTATCCCCCCGCAGGGTTCCGGCCTGCCGCTCTTTTCCCTGAGGGCTGCGCCATGACCATAAGAGGCGCACTTTTTGTCCTTCTTGCCGTCTTGCACCTGGGTGTCGGCTTTCCGCCGGCTTCCCTGGCCCAAGGGGGCTGGAAGCGCTGGGGCCCCGTCGGCCGGGGCTATGACCCCGCAACAGTGGAGACGGTGGCAGGAGTCGTGGTGCGGGTGGAAAGGCTCCCCTCCGGTAAAGGGCGGTCCTCGGGCGTGGGCCTCACCCTGAAGACCGAGAAGGAAACCGTGCGAGTGCTCCTGGGACCGGCCTGGTACGTGGAGCAGCAGACCTTTAAGCTGGCGCCCGGAGATCAGGTGGAAATCACCGGCTCCCGGGTCCTTTACGACGGCCGGCCCCTCCTCCTCGCCCGGGAGGTAAAGAAAAGGGACACCCTCCTCAAACTGCGCGACCAGACCGGCGTTCCGGTGTGGGCCGGCCGCAAATGGAGCTTGTAGTCCGAGGCTCCCATGTTTCACCGCCTGACCCTGGCGCTGTTGCTGTCCTGTTTCTGCGAGGCGGCCCTGGCCGGGACCCAGACCGCGGCCGCCGTCTGGCACTATCAGCTGGAGGTCTCCTTCGATATCCCCCAGGCCAGGATCATGGGGGTGGCAAAAATCCAGGGGCCGCCGGGGCGGCCGTTAACCCTCCACTTCGGGGACCTGAAAGTGAAGAGCATCCGGGGCTTTAAAGAAAAAATCGATCTGACGCGGCTCCCGGACTCCCTGAAAGCCGTGCCGTCACGGGACGGCGTGGAGATTGTCTATGAAGGGCGCTTCACGGATCCGGAGGAAAACGTAATCGAGGCAGGGGAAATCATCCTGAGAAGCATCTGGTATCCGCTGGTGGAAGGGCTCAGCCGGTATCAGTTGACTGCCCGGCTGCCCCGGGAGTATTTGGCGCTCTCGGAGGCGAACCACATTCACCGGATCGAAAAGGATGGCCAGGCCGTGTACACCTTTGACCTCCCCTTTCCTCTCAATGACCTGGACGGCCTCACCTTTGCGGCTTCGAACCGCTACCGGGTGGCCCGGGGGACCTATCGGGACATTGACCTCTCTGCCCACCTCTTTCCTGAAGACGCCCATCTCGCCCCCTTGTTCCTGGAGCAGGCCCGGCGCTACCTTGAACTTTTTGAAGCTCGGCTCGGGTCCTATCCCTACCGGCGGCTGGCCATTGTGGAGAGCTCCCATCCCGGGGCCTTCTCCATGCCCACCTATGTGCTCCTCTGTCAGAGAGAAATCCAGGACATCCCGCAGGCCGGGGTGGAGCGCACCTCCCTGGGCCACGAGATCCTGCACCAATGGTTTGGCAACTCGGTGTTTACATGTCATGACCGGGGCAATTGGAATGAGGGGGCGACCATCTATTTCGCCGACCATTTCGCCTGTGAGCAACGGGGCACCGACTGGCGCTGCCGCCGCCGCATCCTCTCCGGTTTCCTGAGCCATGTGACCCCCGGAAACTACTTCCCACTGCGGCTCTTTTCGGAACGGACGGATTACTCCTCCCGCTCCATCGGCTACGGCAAAGGGGCCATGGTCTTCCACATGCTCCGGCGCCTGGTGGGGGACAGGGCTTTTTTCGCCGCCATCAGAGACTTCGTCCGGGAGCATACCTTTCGGGTGGCCTCCTGGGACGATCTGCGCACGGCCATGGAAAAGAGGTCCGGACGGCCCCTCGGCTGGTTTTTCCGACAATGGCTGGATACCACCGGCCTGCCGGTTCTGCGCCTGGAGGAGGTGAAGGTTAAGCCGGTGGGGCAGAAATTCGAGGTGAGCCTGACCCTGGCTCA
This portion of the Desulfobaccales bacterium genome encodes:
- a CDS encoding Spy/CpxP family protein refolding chaperone, translating into MVTRKATWILVPLLLWSLGLTAPAFAGPWGRGCSGLAGATPLTPAQSSQIFTLKQKFFHDTADLRRQMVQKRAELAALWQAPTPDQAKIAAKQKELNALRGQLQQKGFAFQMQVRKIAPGAVPRSGWGPGGKRALARGW
- a CDS encoding M1 family aminopeptidase — protein: MFHRLTLALLLSCFCEAALAGTQTAAAVWHYQLEVSFDIPQARIMGVAKIQGPPGRPLTLHFGDLKVKSIRGFKEKIDLTRLPDSLKAVPSRDGVEIVYEGRFTDPEENVIEAGEIILRSIWYPLVEGLSRYQLTARLPREYLALSEANHIHRIEKDGQAVYTFDLPFPLNDLDGLTFAASNRYRVARGTYRDIDLSAHLFPEDAHLAPLFLEQARRYLELFEARLGSYPYRRLAIVESSHPGAFSMPTYVLLCQREIQDIPQAGVERTSLGHEILHQWFGNSVFTCHDRGNWNEGATIYFADHFACEQRGTDWRCRRRILSGFLSHVTPGNYFPLRLFSERTDYSSRSIGYGKGAMVFHMLRRLVGDRAFFAAIRDFVREHTFRVASWDDLRTAMEKRSGRPLGWFFRQWLDTTGLPVLRLEEVKVKPVGQKFEVSLTLAQIGTTFRLLVPLTFHSPGGAHKRWVTLTRARERFTFTFDARPEEVVLDEDVDVFRRLDPRENPPVLERLLTGKIIAFLPPHGAEPYRRILDFLQREGISVAGRNSQELSAADADASVLLCGRDHPLAPKLLGNLALPETGLSLAVRQDPRELARLVAVLHCAPGEPVEAALREMLAYPFYSDYRFRQGQRLERTLEEPQRGIRVKLTDPRGGKT